In a genomic window of Sardina pilchardus chromosome 20, fSarPil1.1, whole genome shotgun sequence:
- the grhl1 gene encoding grainyhead-like protein 1 homolog isoform X1 — protein sequence MSEEHDNKRAVLVLQNDPTYSQRRSFTTEDEAWKSFLENPLTAATKAMMSINGDEDSAAALGLLYDYYKVPGDARSQTNSWVPREKRTIPQQKTDVLGSDVDHNKRNLMGPLPETSMATAEGKIQVLKGVPFNIVLPGNQLAQDKRGLFPSPDTTVTLSIATMPTYPIKTEGQSSGFSVTIPGAQCSERDSHTAAYERQLAHSQFSPSGQPRTPDSTFPETFKDGGQEVFAFPGELQLRMSSIGQDEFSTFDAVSGNNFEYTLEASKSLRQKSGDGTMTYLNKGQFYPISLREIDNGKMLQHPISKVRSVVMVVFGEDKCRDDQLKHWKYWHSRQHTAKQRCIDIADYKESFNTISNIEEISYNAISFTWDINEEAKIFISVNCLSTDFSSQKGVKGLPLNLQIDTYSYNNRSNKPIHRAYCQIKVFCDKGAERKIRDEERKQSRRKGKSTDVNANLGNYHSVDVKVPLLHKRSDITIFKAMVDLETQPVLFIPDIHFSNFQRHPFSSEDAEDSAGMKRLTYGNEDEYATPPHKMPRMDEPKKVLLYVRKETEEVFDALMLKTPTLKGLVEAISDKYEVPFEKMGKVYKKCKKGILVNMDDNIIKHYSNEDTFQIEMEEVGGVFKLTLTEI from the exons ATGTCAGAGGAGCATGACAA TAAGAGGGCGGTGCTCGTGCTGCAGAATGACCCCACCTACAGCCAGCGCCGCTCCTTCACCACGGAGGACGAGGCGTGGAAGTCGTTCCTGGAGAACCCGCTGACCGCCGCCACCAAGGCCATGATGAGCATCAACGGCGACGAGGACAGTGCCGCCGCCCTGGGCCTCCTCTATGACTACTACAAGGTACCTGGAGATGCCAGGTCACAAACCAACTCATGG GTGCCCCGAGAGAAGAGAACAATACCCCAGCAAAAGACCGACGTCCTGGGCTCTGATGTGGATCACAACAAAAG GAACCTAATGGGTCCACTTCCAGAGACATCCATGGCGACCGCAGAGGGCAAGATCCAGGTCCTGAAGGGAGTTCCCTTCAACATCGTCCTGCCGGGGAACCAGCTGGCCCAGGACAAGCGGGGGCTCTTCCCCTCCCCGGACACCACGGTCACCCTTTCCATAGCGACGATGCCCACCTACCCTATCAAGACGGAGGGGCAGTCGAGTGGATTCTCGGTGACGATCCCCGGGGCCCAGTGCTCGGAGCGAGACAGCCACACCGCCGCGTACGAGAGACAGCTGGCCCACAGCCAGTTCAGCCCCAGCGGTCAGCCGCGCACCCCCGACTCCACGTTCCCGGAGACCTTCAAGGACGGAGGCCAAGAG GTGTTCGCGTTCCCAGGGGAGCTCCAGTTACGCATGTCCTCCATCGGCCAGGACGAGTTCTCCACTTTTGATGCCGTGTCTGG CAACAACTTTGAATACACACTTGAGGCTTCAAAGTCTCTGCGTCAGAAGTCAGGCGACGGCACGATGACCTACCTCAACAAGGGCCAGTTCTATCCCATCAGCCTCAGGGAGATCGACAACGGGAAAATGCTCCAGCACCCCATCAGCAAAGTGCGA agtgtggtgatggtggtcttTGGGGAGGACAAGTGCAGAGACGACCAGCTGAAACACTGGAAGTACTGGCACTCCAGACAGCACACAGCCAAGCAAAGATGCATTGACATCG CCGACTACAAGGAGAGTTTCAACACCATCAGCAACATCGAGGAGATCTCCTACAACGCCATTTCCTTCACCTGGGACATCAACGAGGAGGCAAAG ATCTTCATCTCGGTGAACTGCCTGAGCACAGACTTCTCCTCTCAGAAGGGTGTGAAGGGTCTGCCCCTCAACCTGCAGATCGACACCTACAGCTACAACAACCGCAGCAACAAGCCCATCCACCGCGCCTACTGCCAGATCAAGGTGTTCTGCGACAAGGGAGCCGAGAGGAAGATCCGCGACGAGGAGCGCAAGCAGTCGCGCAGGAAGGGCAAGAGCACAGACGTCAACGCCAACCTGGGCAACT ATCACTCGGTGGATGTGAAGGTGCCACTGCTACACAAGCGGAGCGACATCACCATCTTCAAGGCGATGGTGGACCTGGAGACGCAGCCCGTCCTCTTCATCCCCGACATCCACTTCTCCAACTTCCAGCGCCAT CCCTTCTCATCTGAAGATGCAGAAGATAG CGCGGGGATGAAGAGGTTAACCTATGGCAACGAGGATGAGTATGCAACGCCGCCGCACAAAATGCCCAGGATGGACGAACCTAAGAAAG tGCTGTTGTACGTGCGTAAGGAGACGGAGGAGGTGTTCGACGCCCTCATGCTGAAAACTCCCACACTCAAGGGCCTGGTGGAGGCC ataTCAGACAAATATGAAGTTCCCTTTGAGAAGATGGGGAAAGTCTACAAGAAATGCAAAAAGGG GATCCTGGTGAACATGGACGACAACATCATCAAACACTACTCGAACGAGGACACCTTCCAGATCGAGATGGAGGAGGTCGGAGGGGTATTCAAGCTCACGCTGACAGAAATCTAG
- the grhl1 gene encoding grainyhead-like protein 1 homolog isoform X2 produces MSEEHDNKRAVLVLQNDPTYSQRRSFTTEDEAWKSFLENPLTAATKAMMSINGDEDSAAALGLLYDYYKVPREKRTIPQQKTDVLGSDVDHNKRNLMGPLPETSMATAEGKIQVLKGVPFNIVLPGNQLAQDKRGLFPSPDTTVTLSIATMPTYPIKTEGQSSGFSVTIPGAQCSERDSHTAAYERQLAHSQFSPSGQPRTPDSTFPETFKDGGQEVFAFPGELQLRMSSIGQDEFSTFDAVSGNNFEYTLEASKSLRQKSGDGTMTYLNKGQFYPISLREIDNGKMLQHPISKVRSVVMVVFGEDKCRDDQLKHWKYWHSRQHTAKQRCIDIADYKESFNTISNIEEISYNAISFTWDINEEAKIFISVNCLSTDFSSQKGVKGLPLNLQIDTYSYNNRSNKPIHRAYCQIKVFCDKGAERKIRDEERKQSRRKGKSTDVNANLGNYHSVDVKVPLLHKRSDITIFKAMVDLETQPVLFIPDIHFSNFQRHPFSSEDAEDSAGMKRLTYGNEDEYATPPHKMPRMDEPKKVLLYVRKETEEVFDALMLKTPTLKGLVEAISDKYEVPFEKMGKVYKKCKKGILVNMDDNIIKHYSNEDTFQIEMEEVGGVFKLTLTEI; encoded by the exons ATGTCAGAGGAGCATGACAA TAAGAGGGCGGTGCTCGTGCTGCAGAATGACCCCACCTACAGCCAGCGCCGCTCCTTCACCACGGAGGACGAGGCGTGGAAGTCGTTCCTGGAGAACCCGCTGACCGCCGCCACCAAGGCCATGATGAGCATCAACGGCGACGAGGACAGTGCCGCCGCCCTGGGCCTCCTCTATGACTACTACAAG GTGCCCCGAGAGAAGAGAACAATACCCCAGCAAAAGACCGACGTCCTGGGCTCTGATGTGGATCACAACAAAAG GAACCTAATGGGTCCACTTCCAGAGACATCCATGGCGACCGCAGAGGGCAAGATCCAGGTCCTGAAGGGAGTTCCCTTCAACATCGTCCTGCCGGGGAACCAGCTGGCCCAGGACAAGCGGGGGCTCTTCCCCTCCCCGGACACCACGGTCACCCTTTCCATAGCGACGATGCCCACCTACCCTATCAAGACGGAGGGGCAGTCGAGTGGATTCTCGGTGACGATCCCCGGGGCCCAGTGCTCGGAGCGAGACAGCCACACCGCCGCGTACGAGAGACAGCTGGCCCACAGCCAGTTCAGCCCCAGCGGTCAGCCGCGCACCCCCGACTCCACGTTCCCGGAGACCTTCAAGGACGGAGGCCAAGAG GTGTTCGCGTTCCCAGGGGAGCTCCAGTTACGCATGTCCTCCATCGGCCAGGACGAGTTCTCCACTTTTGATGCCGTGTCTGG CAACAACTTTGAATACACACTTGAGGCTTCAAAGTCTCTGCGTCAGAAGTCAGGCGACGGCACGATGACCTACCTCAACAAGGGCCAGTTCTATCCCATCAGCCTCAGGGAGATCGACAACGGGAAAATGCTCCAGCACCCCATCAGCAAAGTGCGA agtgtggtgatggtggtcttTGGGGAGGACAAGTGCAGAGACGACCAGCTGAAACACTGGAAGTACTGGCACTCCAGACAGCACACAGCCAAGCAAAGATGCATTGACATCG CCGACTACAAGGAGAGTTTCAACACCATCAGCAACATCGAGGAGATCTCCTACAACGCCATTTCCTTCACCTGGGACATCAACGAGGAGGCAAAG ATCTTCATCTCGGTGAACTGCCTGAGCACAGACTTCTCCTCTCAGAAGGGTGTGAAGGGTCTGCCCCTCAACCTGCAGATCGACACCTACAGCTACAACAACCGCAGCAACAAGCCCATCCACCGCGCCTACTGCCAGATCAAGGTGTTCTGCGACAAGGGAGCCGAGAGGAAGATCCGCGACGAGGAGCGCAAGCAGTCGCGCAGGAAGGGCAAGAGCACAGACGTCAACGCCAACCTGGGCAACT ATCACTCGGTGGATGTGAAGGTGCCACTGCTACACAAGCGGAGCGACATCACCATCTTCAAGGCGATGGTGGACCTGGAGACGCAGCCCGTCCTCTTCATCCCCGACATCCACTTCTCCAACTTCCAGCGCCAT CCCTTCTCATCTGAAGATGCAGAAGATAG CGCGGGGATGAAGAGGTTAACCTATGGCAACGAGGATGAGTATGCAACGCCGCCGCACAAAATGCCCAGGATGGACGAACCTAAGAAAG tGCTGTTGTACGTGCGTAAGGAGACGGAGGAGGTGTTCGACGCCCTCATGCTGAAAACTCCCACACTCAAGGGCCTGGTGGAGGCC ataTCAGACAAATATGAAGTTCCCTTTGAGAAGATGGGGAAAGTCTACAAGAAATGCAAAAAGGG GATCCTGGTGAACATGGACGACAACATCATCAAACACTACTCGAACGAGGACACCTTCCAGATCGAGATGGAGGAGGTCGGAGGGGTATTCAAGCTCACGCTGACAGAAATCTAG